One window of the Periophthalmus magnuspinnatus isolate fPerMag1 chromosome 6, fPerMag1.2.pri, whole genome shotgun sequence genome contains the following:
- the best1 gene encoding bestrophin-1 isoform X1, giving the protein MKWHSLHAEQITTSSDRRYRSPVAQLFTPDFLCTFSPDHFHAPHQSNDTVSTDQAEMTVTYSRRVADAGLGTFFHLLLRWKGSIYKLLYRELIIFTILYYFFSVVYRNILNDDQKRQFEKLSIYCDRYAELIPVSFVLGFYVTLVVSRWWGQYENIPWPDRLAALVGAHVRGADEMSKLTRRTLMRYANLSGVLTYRSVSTAVYKRFPTMEHLVQAGLMTSDELRHLDSLPSPHNKFWVPCMWFVNLALRARTEGRINNDVALTAILTELNSLRGKCMKLYGYDWISLPLVYTQVATVAVYSFFLACLIGRQFLDPAQGYPGHDIDFYLPIFTLLQFFFYVGWLKVAEQLINPFGEDDDDFETNWVVDRNLQVSLLSVDEMYDSLPLVEKDMYWNETEPQPPYTAASAEHRKPSFMGSALDISVPKEEMEFQSNLEQIKENEETNYSTPLLGGLGRLLGVQSPNFPRSSRVSLLRRRPGAPLSRFPLYLHPEAPSTPGQGRHLLNPESEFALSALPPFDRSGFYSCPQTPIHCVPPAFPRPRPARRAQNEWDRSCNSLAPPVQGSQQVPPDTPNHALQPPSSAFPWLGGDSEVPSGPAFSFPDPAPELSPISKIRHGLLSRRPPARLTLDTATPMDIQTAPSSARTTGSERVFSFTPPSRSANPSNPSSSTTSINAAISNSAGTTGSLCNGTNHSSFNNSFSSNMRASNGGANGGLSNIVNTVSSAQQEANQQNSPNDSGISLADGDLLGVLVDNGVNKAGAKERE; this is encoded by the exons ATGAAGTGGCATAGCCTACACGCA GAACAGATTACTACATCAAGTGACCGGAGGTATAGAAGTCCTGTTGCTCAGCTTTTTACCCCAGATTTCCTTTGTACATTTTCTCCGGACCACTTCCACGCACCTCACCAGTCTAAT gACACAGTTAGCACAGACCAAGCAGAAATGACAGTGACTTACTCCCGTCGAGTGGCTGATGCAGGTCTGGGCACGTTCTTTCACCTGCTCCTGCGTTGGAAGGGCAGCATCTACAAACTGCTGTACAGGGAGCTCATCATCTTCACCATCCTCTACTACTTCTTCAGTGTGGTGTACAG AAATATACTCAATGATGACCAAAAGAGGCAGTTTGAAAAGCTGTCAATATACTGCGACCGCTATGCAGAGCTCATCCCCGTGTCCTTTGTGCTCG GTTTTTATGTGACATTGGTGGTGTCCCGTTGGTGGGGTCAGTATGAGAACATCCCATGGCCGGACAGGTTGGCAGCATTAGTGGGGGCTCATGTGCGCGGAGCAGACGAGATGTCCAAACTGACCCGTCGTACTCTGATGCGATATGCCAACCTTTCCGGTGTGCTGACCTACCGCTCTGTCAGCACTGCTGTTTACAAGAGGTTTCCCACCATGGAGCACCTTGTCCAGGCAG gtttgaTGACCTCAGACGAGCTGAGGCATTTGGACAGCCTACCATCTCCTCATAACAAGTTCTGGGTTCCCTGTATGTGGTTTGTTAATCTGGCTCTGAGAGCTCGAACTGAAGGACGAATAAACAATGACGTGGCACTCACTGCCATTCTCACA GAGTTGAATAGTTTGCGAGGAAAATGCATGAAGCTGTATGGTTACGACTGGATCAGCCTGCCTCTTGTCTATACTCAG GTTGCAACAGTTGCAGTGTACAGTTTCTTCCTGGCGTGTCTCATTGGTCGTCAATTTTTGGATCCAGCTCAAGGTTATCCTGGACATGACATTGACTTTTATCTGCCCATCTTCACTCTGCTGCAGTTTTTCTTCTATGTTGGTTGGCTCAAG GTGGCTGAGCAACTCATAAATCCTTTTGGTGAGGATGATGATGACTTTGAAACCAACTGGGTGGTAGATCGAAATTTGCAG GTGTCCTTGTTGTCAGTGGATGAGATGTATGACAGTCTCCCATTGGTTGAGAAAGACATGTACTGGAATGAGACCGAGCCTCAGCCTCCGTACACAGCTGCCAGCGCTGAACACCGAAAACCCTCTTTCATGGGCTCAGCTTTGGATATCAG TGTTccaaaggaggagatggagTTTCAGTCCAACCTGGAGCAGATTAAGGAAAATGAAGAGACTAACTACTCCACCCCACTTTTGGGAGGGTTGGGTCGCCTGCTTGGAGTCCAATCTCCTAATTTCCCTCGCTCTTCTCGGGTGTCTCTTTTACGCAGACGTCCTGGAGCTCCTTTAAGCCGCTTCCCCCTGTATCTGCACCCAGAAGCCCCTTCTACTCCAGGCCAAGGCCGCCACCTTTTGAACCCAGAGTCTGAGTTTGCGCTTTCTGCTTTGCCCCCATTTGACAGATCTGGTTTTTACAGCTGTCCTCAGACACCCATCCACTGTGTGCCTCCTGCTTTTCCCCGTCCTAGACCTGCCAGAAGAGCTCAGAATGAATGGGATCGTAGCTGTAACTCTCTTGCCCCTCCAGTACAGGGCTCACAGCAAGTACCTCCAGACACACCAAACCACGCCTTACAACCGCCATCTTCTGCTTTTCCCTGGCTTGGAGGGGACAGTGAAGTACCAAGTGGTCCAGCTTTCTCCTTCCCTGATCCTGCCCCAGAACTTAGCCCTATATCTAAAATCAGACATGGCTTATTGTCTCGCAGACCACCTGCGAGACTCACCTTAGACACTGCCACACCTATGGATATCCAGACAGCCCCTTCCagtgcccgcaccactggtagTGAAAGAGTGTTCTCATTCACCCCTCCTTCACGCAGTGCAAATCCAAGTAATCCAAGTAGTAGCACCACCAGCATCAATGCAGCCATCAGCAACAGTGCAGGCACAACAGGAAGTCTCTGTAATGGCACAAATCACAGTAGTTTTAATAACAGCTTTAGCAGCAACATGAGGGCAAGCAACGGGGGTGCCAATGGTGGCTTAAGCAATATTGTGAACACAGTTTCCAGTGCGCAGCAAGAAGCCAACCAACAAAACTCACCAAATGATTCAGGGATTTCATTGGCTGATGGGGACTTGTTGGGTGTTTTAGTGGACAATGGGGTGAACAAGGCCGGGGCAAAGGAGCGGGAATGA
- the best1 gene encoding bestrophin-1 isoform X2 → MKWHSLHAEQITTSSDRRYRSPVAQLFTPDFLCTFSPDHFHAPHQSNDTVSTDQAEMTVTYSRRVADAGLGTFFHLLLRWKGSIYKLLYRELIIFTILYYFFSVVYRNILNDDQKRQFEKLSIYCDRYAELIPVSFVLGFYVTLVVSRWWGQYENIPWPDRLAALVGAHVRGADEMSKLTRRTLMRYANLSGVLTYRSVSTAVYKRFPTMEHLVQAGLMTSDELRHLDSLPSPHNKFWVPCMWFVNLALRARTEGRINNDVALTAILTVATVAVYSFFLACLIGRQFLDPAQGYPGHDIDFYLPIFTLLQFFFYVGWLKVAEQLINPFGEDDDDFETNWVVDRNLQVSLLSVDEMYDSLPLVEKDMYWNETEPQPPYTAASAEHRKPSFMGSALDISVPKEEMEFQSNLEQIKENEETNYSTPLLGGLGRLLGVQSPNFPRSSRVSLLRRRPGAPLSRFPLYLHPEAPSTPGQGRHLLNPESEFALSALPPFDRSGFYSCPQTPIHCVPPAFPRPRPARRAQNEWDRSCNSLAPPVQGSQQVPPDTPNHALQPPSSAFPWLGGDSEVPSGPAFSFPDPAPELSPISKIRHGLLSRRPPARLTLDTATPMDIQTAPSSARTTGSERVFSFTPPSRSANPSNPSSSTTSINAAISNSAGTTGSLCNGTNHSSFNNSFSSNMRASNGGANGGLSNIVNTVSSAQQEANQQNSPNDSGISLADGDLLGVLVDNGVNKAGAKERE, encoded by the exons ATGAAGTGGCATAGCCTACACGCA GAACAGATTACTACATCAAGTGACCGGAGGTATAGAAGTCCTGTTGCTCAGCTTTTTACCCCAGATTTCCTTTGTACATTTTCTCCGGACCACTTCCACGCACCTCACCAGTCTAAT gACACAGTTAGCACAGACCAAGCAGAAATGACAGTGACTTACTCCCGTCGAGTGGCTGATGCAGGTCTGGGCACGTTCTTTCACCTGCTCCTGCGTTGGAAGGGCAGCATCTACAAACTGCTGTACAGGGAGCTCATCATCTTCACCATCCTCTACTACTTCTTCAGTGTGGTGTACAG AAATATACTCAATGATGACCAAAAGAGGCAGTTTGAAAAGCTGTCAATATACTGCGACCGCTATGCAGAGCTCATCCCCGTGTCCTTTGTGCTCG GTTTTTATGTGACATTGGTGGTGTCCCGTTGGTGGGGTCAGTATGAGAACATCCCATGGCCGGACAGGTTGGCAGCATTAGTGGGGGCTCATGTGCGCGGAGCAGACGAGATGTCCAAACTGACCCGTCGTACTCTGATGCGATATGCCAACCTTTCCGGTGTGCTGACCTACCGCTCTGTCAGCACTGCTGTTTACAAGAGGTTTCCCACCATGGAGCACCTTGTCCAGGCAG gtttgaTGACCTCAGACGAGCTGAGGCATTTGGACAGCCTACCATCTCCTCATAACAAGTTCTGGGTTCCCTGTATGTGGTTTGTTAATCTGGCTCTGAGAGCTCGAACTGAAGGACGAATAAACAATGACGTGGCACTCACTGCCATTCTCACA GTTGCAACAGTTGCAGTGTACAGTTTCTTCCTGGCGTGTCTCATTGGTCGTCAATTTTTGGATCCAGCTCAAGGTTATCCTGGACATGACATTGACTTTTATCTGCCCATCTTCACTCTGCTGCAGTTTTTCTTCTATGTTGGTTGGCTCAAG GTGGCTGAGCAACTCATAAATCCTTTTGGTGAGGATGATGATGACTTTGAAACCAACTGGGTGGTAGATCGAAATTTGCAG GTGTCCTTGTTGTCAGTGGATGAGATGTATGACAGTCTCCCATTGGTTGAGAAAGACATGTACTGGAATGAGACCGAGCCTCAGCCTCCGTACACAGCTGCCAGCGCTGAACACCGAAAACCCTCTTTCATGGGCTCAGCTTTGGATATCAG TGTTccaaaggaggagatggagTTTCAGTCCAACCTGGAGCAGATTAAGGAAAATGAAGAGACTAACTACTCCACCCCACTTTTGGGAGGGTTGGGTCGCCTGCTTGGAGTCCAATCTCCTAATTTCCCTCGCTCTTCTCGGGTGTCTCTTTTACGCAGACGTCCTGGAGCTCCTTTAAGCCGCTTCCCCCTGTATCTGCACCCAGAAGCCCCTTCTACTCCAGGCCAAGGCCGCCACCTTTTGAACCCAGAGTCTGAGTTTGCGCTTTCTGCTTTGCCCCCATTTGACAGATCTGGTTTTTACAGCTGTCCTCAGACACCCATCCACTGTGTGCCTCCTGCTTTTCCCCGTCCTAGACCTGCCAGAAGAGCTCAGAATGAATGGGATCGTAGCTGTAACTCTCTTGCCCCTCCAGTACAGGGCTCACAGCAAGTACCTCCAGACACACCAAACCACGCCTTACAACCGCCATCTTCTGCTTTTCCCTGGCTTGGAGGGGACAGTGAAGTACCAAGTGGTCCAGCTTTCTCCTTCCCTGATCCTGCCCCAGAACTTAGCCCTATATCTAAAATCAGACATGGCTTATTGTCTCGCAGACCACCTGCGAGACTCACCTTAGACACTGCCACACCTATGGATATCCAGACAGCCCCTTCCagtgcccgcaccactggtagTGAAAGAGTGTTCTCATTCACCCCTCCTTCACGCAGTGCAAATCCAAGTAATCCAAGTAGTAGCACCACCAGCATCAATGCAGCCATCAGCAACAGTGCAGGCACAACAGGAAGTCTCTGTAATGGCACAAATCACAGTAGTTTTAATAACAGCTTTAGCAGCAACATGAGGGCAAGCAACGGGGGTGCCAATGGTGGCTTAAGCAATATTGTGAACACAGTTTCCAGTGCGCAGCAAGAAGCCAACCAACAAAACTCACCAAATGATTCAGGGATTTCATTGGCTGATGGGGACTTGTTGGGTGTTTTAGTGGACAATGGGGTGAACAAGGCCGGGGCAAAGGAGCGGGAATGA
- the best1 gene encoding bestrophin-2 isoform X3, whose protein sequence is MTVTYSRRVADAGLGTFFHLLLRWKGSIYKLLYRELIIFTILYYFFSVVYRNILNDDQKRQFEKLSIYCDRYAELIPVSFVLGFYVTLVVSRWWGQYENIPWPDRLAALVGAHVRGADEMSKLTRRTLMRYANLSGVLTYRSVSTAVYKRFPTMEHLVQAGLMTSDELRHLDSLPSPHNKFWVPCMWFVNLALRARTEGRINNDVALTAILTELNSLRGKCMKLYGYDWISLPLVYTQVATVAVYSFFLACLIGRQFLDPAQGYPGHDIDFYLPIFTLLQFFFYVGWLKVAEQLINPFGEDDDDFETNWVVDRNLQVSLLSVDEMYDSLPLVEKDMYWNETEPQPPYTAASAEHRKPSFMGSALDISVPKEEMEFQSNLEQIKENEETNYSTPLLGGLGRLLGVQSPNFPRSSRVSLLRRRPGAPLSRFPLYLHPEAPSTPGQGRHLLNPESEFALSALPPFDRSGFYSCPQTPIHCVPPAFPRPRPARRAQNEWDRSCNSLAPPVQGSQQVPPDTPNHALQPPSSAFPWLGGDSEVPSGPAFSFPDPAPELSPISKIRHGLLSRRPPARLTLDTATPMDIQTAPSSARTTGSERVFSFTPPSRSANPSNPSSSTTSINAAISNSAGTTGSLCNGTNHSSFNNSFSSNMRASNGGANGGLSNIVNTVSSAQQEANQQNSPNDSGISLADGDLLGVLVDNGVNKAGAKERE, encoded by the exons ATGACAGTGACTTACTCCCGTCGAGTGGCTGATGCAGGTCTGGGCACGTTCTTTCACCTGCTCCTGCGTTGGAAGGGCAGCATCTACAAACTGCTGTACAGGGAGCTCATCATCTTCACCATCCTCTACTACTTCTTCAGTGTGGTGTACAG AAATATACTCAATGATGACCAAAAGAGGCAGTTTGAAAAGCTGTCAATATACTGCGACCGCTATGCAGAGCTCATCCCCGTGTCCTTTGTGCTCG GTTTTTATGTGACATTGGTGGTGTCCCGTTGGTGGGGTCAGTATGAGAACATCCCATGGCCGGACAGGTTGGCAGCATTAGTGGGGGCTCATGTGCGCGGAGCAGACGAGATGTCCAAACTGACCCGTCGTACTCTGATGCGATATGCCAACCTTTCCGGTGTGCTGACCTACCGCTCTGTCAGCACTGCTGTTTACAAGAGGTTTCCCACCATGGAGCACCTTGTCCAGGCAG gtttgaTGACCTCAGACGAGCTGAGGCATTTGGACAGCCTACCATCTCCTCATAACAAGTTCTGGGTTCCCTGTATGTGGTTTGTTAATCTGGCTCTGAGAGCTCGAACTGAAGGACGAATAAACAATGACGTGGCACTCACTGCCATTCTCACA GAGTTGAATAGTTTGCGAGGAAAATGCATGAAGCTGTATGGTTACGACTGGATCAGCCTGCCTCTTGTCTATACTCAG GTTGCAACAGTTGCAGTGTACAGTTTCTTCCTGGCGTGTCTCATTGGTCGTCAATTTTTGGATCCAGCTCAAGGTTATCCTGGACATGACATTGACTTTTATCTGCCCATCTTCACTCTGCTGCAGTTTTTCTTCTATGTTGGTTGGCTCAAG GTGGCTGAGCAACTCATAAATCCTTTTGGTGAGGATGATGATGACTTTGAAACCAACTGGGTGGTAGATCGAAATTTGCAG GTGTCCTTGTTGTCAGTGGATGAGATGTATGACAGTCTCCCATTGGTTGAGAAAGACATGTACTGGAATGAGACCGAGCCTCAGCCTCCGTACACAGCTGCCAGCGCTGAACACCGAAAACCCTCTTTCATGGGCTCAGCTTTGGATATCAG TGTTccaaaggaggagatggagTTTCAGTCCAACCTGGAGCAGATTAAGGAAAATGAAGAGACTAACTACTCCACCCCACTTTTGGGAGGGTTGGGTCGCCTGCTTGGAGTCCAATCTCCTAATTTCCCTCGCTCTTCTCGGGTGTCTCTTTTACGCAGACGTCCTGGAGCTCCTTTAAGCCGCTTCCCCCTGTATCTGCACCCAGAAGCCCCTTCTACTCCAGGCCAAGGCCGCCACCTTTTGAACCCAGAGTCTGAGTTTGCGCTTTCTGCTTTGCCCCCATTTGACAGATCTGGTTTTTACAGCTGTCCTCAGACACCCATCCACTGTGTGCCTCCTGCTTTTCCCCGTCCTAGACCTGCCAGAAGAGCTCAGAATGAATGGGATCGTAGCTGTAACTCTCTTGCCCCTCCAGTACAGGGCTCACAGCAAGTACCTCCAGACACACCAAACCACGCCTTACAACCGCCATCTTCTGCTTTTCCCTGGCTTGGAGGGGACAGTGAAGTACCAAGTGGTCCAGCTTTCTCCTTCCCTGATCCTGCCCCAGAACTTAGCCCTATATCTAAAATCAGACATGGCTTATTGTCTCGCAGACCACCTGCGAGACTCACCTTAGACACTGCCACACCTATGGATATCCAGACAGCCCCTTCCagtgcccgcaccactggtagTGAAAGAGTGTTCTCATTCACCCCTCCTTCACGCAGTGCAAATCCAAGTAATCCAAGTAGTAGCACCACCAGCATCAATGCAGCCATCAGCAACAGTGCAGGCACAACAGGAAGTCTCTGTAATGGCACAAATCACAGTAGTTTTAATAACAGCTTTAGCAGCAACATGAGGGCAAGCAACGGGGGTGCCAATGGTGGCTTAAGCAATATTGTGAACACAGTTTCCAGTGCGCAGCAAGAAGCCAACCAACAAAACTCACCAAATGATTCAGGGATTTCATTGGCTGATGGGGACTTGTTGGGTGTTTTAGTGGACAATGGGGTGAACAAGGCCGGGGCAAAGGAGCGGGAATGA